The Pseudorca crassidens isolate mPseCra1 chromosome 3, mPseCra1.hap1, whole genome shotgun sequence genome includes the window TCTCTCCCACCTTCCACACCTCACACAaagaagtctgggaaatgtagtttctaTAGATCTAGCCACGTGCCTTTCAGGAACATGGACCCCGTGTGGccagatcttctgatttttcaagagaagccagaagtcCAGATAATCTAATGTggaatttactgatttttttcaatatggGCAACAATTTGAAAAttgtattaagaaaaacaaaagctcacACTGTGTTGGCCCAAAAATGGACACGTTTGTGGACTAGATATGGGGGGACAGGAGAGAGGCTACCAGTTGTGTTCTCTGGGTGATGGAGTTGAGTTGATGGGTCAGTTACCAGGAAATTGAATACAGGGTGTAATGGGGGAGAAATGGGGGCATTGGGATCTGAGCAGACCCCTGACCTAGCCTCAAGGCATAGGGTTAGCCCCCCCAGAGGAGGTGAGAGCTAAGCTGAGATCTTAAGGATGTTTAGGAGTTTCccaggagaagaggagggagcCACAATGTTCCAGTTAGAAGGAACAGCACGGGCAGGAGCCCAGAGGCAAGGGAGAGCACGGCTTGTGGCAGGAGATTGGAGGATGGGCTTCCAGGTGGGGTGGGTGACCACCCCAGGGAAACTTTCCTATCAGTCCTTGGGAGCCCTGAAAGCTGGCTGGGCCTGAGAGAGGTGGGAAGGATCACGGGTTATAAGGAGGGGAACGACACTGGTTGGATGTTCTAGAAAGCACCCAGTTTAGCCAGGCCTGGGTCTGGGTGTGGGATAGGAGGCCAGGGCCGTGGAGGTGAGAGCTGCTGCAGAGCTCAAGGGGCAGAGAAAAGGGTGCTGGGTGGGCAGATGGTGCGTGGGCACTGGGAGGTTGGGCTTGGGGTTCAGGGAGAGGAAGCCCCCCCCCGGGGGCTTGGTGGAGGGGGGCTGGGCATTGAGCCTTCTCTTCCTACCTGCAGAGCTACTGCAGAAAGGCTCCACCTGCATCACCAACATGGAAGGATGGGTGGGCCACCCCCTGGACCCCATTGGCTGCCTCTGCAGGGCACTCTTGGAGGCCTGTCACCTAGAGGAGGAGACCCTTGCCATTTACCCAGGTACCCACACGGGGGGCCCCTTGAGGAGGTGGGAAAATCACCACCTCTTGGCCATGCCCTCTTGCCCAGTACCCCTAGAAAGTGAGGCCACGCCCTTACACTTGGCCACACCCCTCAGCCAGTGCCAGGTGCCAAGAGGCTTAGCTTCTGGAAGTGAGGCCACCGTAGGCCTATCTGCTGTTGGAAGGTGGGCCCCACCCCCTGGTGTGTGCGGAAGCAGCTGGGCTCTCCCTaaacctccccccacaccccacacacagtGTCCGTGTTTAAGGTCAAGGACCACTGGAGTCCCAGGAAAAGGGGTTCCCCTCTAGCTGCCCTGGTGTCCTTCTCCCACAGAATCAGGCCCTGAGAAGCGGAAGGTGGCCTACCAGCACGTCGCAGTGCCCGGGAGCCCTGGGGAGTCCTACTTGGCAATGGCGCTAGAGGTGGCACTGCTGGGCCTGGGACAGCAGCGGGCCCTGCCCGAGGGGCTGTATGCCCAGGACAAGGTGGTACGCAACGAGGAGCAGCTGCTGGCCCTGCTGGAGGAGGTGGAGCTGGACGAGCGGCTGGTGCAGGTGCTGCGCAAGCAGGCGGGACAGCTGCTGGAAGGTGAGGCCCCACTGCTAGCCTGGCCGTTCCTGAAAGATAGGGTCCTGCCTCTGTACTGTAGTGGCCTGGTTGTTGCTGGATCGGGAGACCCCGCCCCTAGCTCCACCTCCTTGTCCTTACTGCCTTTCCATACCTTGGTAGTTCCTAAAAGGTGAGCTCCAGACCTTGGCCCCGCCCCCAGCAGTGCTGGCAGCCAATAACGGCTTCGAGTGATGaggcccccacccctgcccactttGGAGCCAATGAGCCTAGTCGCTGGTGCCCAGCTAGACTTTGATTGGCTCTGCCCACGGTCCTGCCTTGTGAGGCCCCTCCCCTACTGCAAAAGGAAGCTGGCTTGGCCACACCCCTGGAGCAGGtgcagccccacctccaccctctggCCCCACCCTGCATCTGAGTCCTGCCCCCTACCCAGGGGTGCCCAGGGTCTCTTTTCTGTGAATTTTCCAGTGCTTGTCTCAATCTTAGTCCTGTGCTCCTACCCCCGGGACCTCTCTAGCCCCAGCCACTCTATCCTGAGTCTGCCCATCCCACACTCAGAGCCTGGGGTGTGGGGAGACCTGGGGAGGGGCCGTGCAAGCCCACACCCTGAGGCTGAGCTCAGGCTGCCCCTGCAGGGGGTCCTTTCAGCGGCTTTGGAGAAGTGCTGTTCCGCGAGAGCGTGCCCATGCACACCTGTGCCCGCTACCTGTTTACTGCACTGCTGCCCTACGACCCCGACCTGGCCTACCGCCTCGCGCTGCGAGCCATGAGGTGAGGAGAGGCAGCTGGGGACTCCCACTGGGCCGGGCAGGATTGGGGAATGGGAGGCTACTGGGAGCCACATCCTTCTGCCTGAACTCACAGCTTGGTTCATTCAAGCTTCCTCATCGGGGCATTCCAGACTGCCCTGTGCTCTTGATTACACACTAGAAATgtcatattattttgaatttgagAAATATCCACATGACACAGAATTCAGAGTCCTTTTCTAGGCAggtttgtcccaacttacccaaAGCACTCTGGAGGCAAGCAGTGGTACCACTTTCTTATCTATCCTGCAAGAGTCCATATTTCTGCAAACCcataatctgaaaatgaaaagttGGTTCTCCTTTACTCCATGACACATACCGCACCTATTCTTTGCACCTTGTTTTCACTCAACATTTGCATCTTAAAAGCTATATCCTGTCACATAGCATGTGAACCACTGTAGGGATACACCAGGAAAAAACCAATCTGGAGCTGATAGACATTTACACTGTTTCCAAAAAGATGTTGCAATGAATAACAGGGTTATTTCCCATGTGCAACAGCAAATCAtagaagcagaattttaaaaggcCCTGTCTCTAGTGAACCATGTCCAACAAATAAAGTGAAATCTGTCCCCCATCCTCTCATCCTATTCTCCAGAGGCACCTATTAACAATTCGGAGTGCATTTTTCCAGAATATTTGGAAAGAATCGTCTGTTAAGAGCCCTGATTTAGAGAACACTCTTTCATGTGCTCGATTTTTTTCTAAGCCAGTGCCAGCAGATtacagcccacaggccaaatttGGCCCGCTGCCTGTTTTTGTGCAGCCCATGAGATAAGAATGGTTTTTGTATTTTGAGAtagttggaaaaaaatcaaaacaatattcTGTGACACGTGAAAAGTATGTGAAACTCCAATTTCAGCAtccagaaataaagttttatcggcACAGAGCACCATTCACTCATTTCCTTATTGTCTTAGGCTGCTTTTATACAACAGTGACAATTGTGACAGAGACCAAAtggcccacaaagctgaaaatattggCTGTCCAGCCCTGTGCAGAAAAAGGTGCTGACCCCCCCCCGATCTAAATCTGTGACTCACATAGTGAAATAAGTAtgtttacccccattttacacataaacAGGCTTAAGGTGTGTCCCGAATTATGGAGCAAAGTCATTTAGATATTTGGAACCAGGACGGTCTTGACTCCTATTCCATGCTATTGATTACATTTAACAGCTTTGAAAAACTTCCTTAGCACAGAATGCATGTAAACAGTGAGCTGCTGAACAAAATATCTTAGGGGGGACGttgagtcattcaacaaacatttgttgtttacctgctgtgtgtcaggcattgttctggTGCTGGAGAGGCAGTGTCGGTGAACCAAAGAGTcaaaaattcctgccctcatggagctgaccTTGTAGTTAGGGAGAGacagtaaataaattttataggTAAACTATGCTGTATGTCAGACAGTGACATGCAAGAAAGGGGTGGAAGGAGTTGGGAGTAGGAAGTTGCACTCTCCCATGTGTTGGGCATGTCAGGGAAGAGCTTCTTGAaaaacatttgagcaaagacctgaaagaGGTGAGGAGGAGTCACAAGAATGTCTAGgggagagtgttccaggcagagggaatagttcgtgcaaaagccctgaggtagGGCTGTGCCTGGTGGTATGTGAGGGATGTCAAGGGGAACAGTGACTGTAGCAGAGTGAGCGAGGGGTGGGGCCACATCAGGACACAAATAATCCCCTTACCTCTTTATCAGCCCTTGGTGTGTGAATAGagcatcatttatttaatcaacCCCACAGTGATGGGTATAAacaacactgcaatgaacatctttttttgaaatttttattggaatatagttgatttacaatgttgtgttagtttcaggtgtacagcaaagtgaatcagttatacatatatcaatacatatatccactcttttttggattcttttcccatataggtcattacagagtactgagtagagttccctgtgctatatggcaggtccttatttatctattttatgttgcCGTGAATATCTTGAACATACATCCTCCATCTTTTTGGATGCCCAGAGATTTGCTGGCCTAGGAGGGTAGGCTCTGGCTGAGGCAGGAGGCCTTTCTCTCCTAGAGAGGATGGAGACACCAGCCTTGTCTCAGGGCAGGGCTGCTTCTCTCCTCACCACAGGCTGCCCATACTGGAGACAGCGTTTCCAGCTGGAGAACCTCACGGCAACCCACTGGATTCCATCGTGAGCAACCGCTTCCCCCGCTGGTTCATCCTCGGCCACCTGGAGACCCGCCAGTGTGAACTGGCCTCCGCCATGCTGACCGCCGCCAAGGGTGAGGACAGCGGCTGCCCCCCACTCCCGTCCCCCTGTCCTCCTTTACCTTagtcccctccctcctttccctcattCCTTCCTGCCTGCTTTTTATCCTTTCACCGTATCCCACCCACAGTTTTCCTTAAGCgcattctttttttggccaccccacacaacatgtgggatcttagttccccaaccagggatcaaacccacaccccctgcagtggaagcgtggagtcttaaccacggactgccagggaagtccctccttgagCGCTTTCtatatgtaccaggcactgtcccAGGTGCTGAGCTTGCAGCAGCGAACAACACTGTCCCAAATCCTGTGCTCTGTAGTGTTCATTCTAGTGAGGGCAGACAGACAATACATAAGGTAAAGAAGACAGTTACGCAGTGAGAGGTAATAAGTGATAAGGAGGGGAATAAAGCAGGTTGACACTTAAGCCAAGACATGACAGTGAAGGTGGAGTCACGCCAGTATCTGGTGTCTTAGCtcagctgccgtaacaaaataccatagacttggtagtttaaacaacaggaatttattttctcacagttctagagactgGAAGTTcaaggtcagggtgccagcatggtcagttcctggtgagggctctcttccgggcttacagacagctgccttctcactgcctcctcacatggcagagaaaggGAGAGCTCTGGTCTtctcctctccttataaggacactaatcccatcctgGGGATCCTAGCCACATGGCCTCCTCTAAACaaaattacctcccaaaggtacTGTCACGCTGGAGGGTTAGAGCTTCAATATGTGAATTTTGgggaggacacagttcagtccatagcatctgggaagagcattccaggcagagggaacagccagtgcaaagaccctgatGCTGGACTGTGCCCGGTTATGtttgaggaacagagaggaggcTGATGTGGCTGGAGAAGAGTAACAGAATTGTAGGATCTGGGccaatgataataatagtaataaaagctCGCATTTGTGTAACTTTTGCCATGTTAAGGCCTTTACAAGTATAAGCTCACTGCAGCCCCGTGAGACACATACCATTGCATTAGTATTACCCTTTGTACAGATGGGGCAGCCAAGGTACAGAGAGGTGAagcgacttgctcaaggtcacacagcttgtgagtGGCAGGGATTTGGACCCAGGTATCTGGGTCCAGAATCGGTGCCCTTGACAGTTAGGGGTCCAGTGGGTCCCTGGGTGGCTTCCTCCCACTGGAAaggaaggggcagaggagagaaaaaggggaGTGCCAAGAGTGGTCTAGGTCTTCATAGAACCATTGCCAGGTGCCTCACCGTCCACATTCACACATTTGCATATTTGTAGAGGAACCAATGTGAGCAGGTCAGGCAGCAGCAGGGGCTGGTGCTGGGTATGCCCACGATATCCTctgtccctcccccaaccccaggagACCCCAAGTGGCTGCACGCAGTGCTGGGCTCCATCCAGCAGAACATCCACTCTCCAGCCTTGCTCTTCAAGCTGGCGCAGGACGCCTGCAAGACTGCCACGCCGGCCAGTGCACCACCAGACACCACACTGCTGGGCATTGCGCTGGAGCTTGGCCTGCAGGTAACTGGCCGCAgggaggatgggggcagggggctgctGCCTGAGGGCCGGCCAGGTGAGGGCCACTTGGGGGTGGGACCTGAGTGTGAGGTCTGCCTCTAGGGGCGGGGCCTGAGGGTAAGCATCGCCTCTGGGGGCAGGGCCTGGATGTGCGGGGCACCTCTTGGGCAGGTCTACAGAGGAGCAGGGTGAGTGAGTAAGTCCTGAGAGTGAGGGAATGGAGTCACCAGTGAGGGTGGGGCCTATGAATGAGTGACTCAGTAGCAGAGCCTGAAAGTGAGAATCTACTTCCGGGGGTGTGGCTGAGGACAAGGAAAGGGGTCACGGAGCATGCAGGTGAGTGGACTGGCCACAAGAGAGAGCAGAGCCTAAGGGTGCTGGCCTTGGGAGTGGGGCCTGGGGCTGGTGTGCCGTAAGAACCAGGGGTGGGCGGAGCTGAAACCGAAGGGGCAGAACCTGCCCGCAAGGAGCTTTCTTGGGGAAAGGGCCTCTAGGGGACTGCAGCCTAGAAGGAGGGGTCACCGCtgaggggcggggcttggggaTAGTCCTGTGAGTGAAGAGCCGCCTCTGGAGGGTGGGGTCTGTGGTTGAAAGTCATGGAGGCGGGGCCTGCAGGTGAGTGTCCAGGCCATCCTCAGGGGCCGGACGAGGGACAGTGCTGCAAGGGCAAGGCAGAGGCATGGTTGAAGCCTGAGGGGATAGACAGGTATGGGGCTCATGGGGGCGGGGCCTCAGACGGTGGCCAAAGTAAAGTAACAGAATAAGGTACAGATTCGGGTGATACCTTCCCAGGTAGAACTGGCCAGCAAAGGGCTGGCAGGAGGCAGAATTGGCCTCTGAACAACCCCCTGAGGGGGGCGGAGCCGTTGTGGGGCACATGTGGGAGTTGAGATAAGGGTGGTGCTTTAGGCAGGTGACCCACTATTTAGAAGCTTCCGGACAGGACCTGGGGATGGGCCTCAGAAGAGAGGCCAGCAAGGAAGGTGCTTATTGCGGGTGGGACCTGAAGAAGGCGGGACCTGTAGGGCAGGTGCTTTGTTTGGGGCTGCAGGGGGAAATCTGCTGACAGGAAGCATGGAACTTTCCAGAGAGAAGGGACAGGTTGGTTTGTGGTCCCAGGTAGGATCCACGGGGCCTCAGAATAACACCAACACTAGCAGTAATGGCTGGCATCAGCTGAGCACCTTGAAGAAGTAGGCACCGTGCAAAGAGCTTTACCTACATactttcacttaattctcacaactcgaTGAGGTGGATactgtttttatctccattttacagatggggaagctgaggtccagagaggtgaagCCCCTTGCCCAGATTGTGTGGCTCATTGATTGAGCCCTTAACTTCCAAGTTTCCCGGGGCCCTTAAGgatcccccacccgccccccttCCACACGCCAGCCCTGGCTTGGGTGACCCCCTTCTCTACCCCTCCCCATCCCATGCTGCAGGTGATGCAGATGACCCTGAACACCATGACCTGGCGTCGGAGGGAGATGGTGCGCTGGCTGGTCAGCTGTGCCACGGAAGTCGGTGAGAGTCCCCAAGGGGACCCGCCACCCACCTCCCTGTGGAACTGGGCAGGCATGAGGGAGAAGCAGAGCCATTTCCCCGACTCCAGCCTGTGCTCAGGCCTAGGCCAGGAGGGAATGTTGGGAGGGGGGACCGAGCTGGACAAAGACCTGGAGTCTGGCTAGGCTGAAGTGGCTTGGAGAAGGGACAATCCCTCCAATGTctagcccccaccccccagatccCATCCAGCCCAGCTGCCCTCTCCTCCCTTGGAAAAGTAAAGTGAAGTTTCTGTCAAGCCAAGAGTGGCGGTAGAGGGGGTACAGCTCTAGCCTTGGCTGGTGGGGATAGTAGGTCggggtaaacccatgcacacagGGTAACCCCCTGTCCCATTCCTGACCAGTGTCACCCTGTCCTCTcccacaggcctgcaagccctgATGAACATCATGCAGAACTGGTACTCCTTATTCACACCGGTGGAGGCAGCCACCATCGTGGCAGTGACGGGCACCACCCATGCCACGCTGTTGCGGCTGCAGCTGGATGCGCCCCGGCGGGAGGAGCTCTGGGCATGCGCCCGCACCCTGGCCTTACAGTGCGCCATGAAGGACCCGCAGAACTGCGCCCTGCCCGCCCTCACCCTGTGCGAGAAGAACCACGCGGCCTTCGAGGCGGCCTACCAGATCGTGCTGGACGCCGCAGCCGGAGGCCTGGGCCACGCCCACCTCTTCACCGTGGCCCGCTACATGGAGCACCGCGGCCTGCCGCTGCGGGCCTACAAGCTGGCGACGCTGGCCCTGGCGCAGCTCAGCATCGCCTTCAACCAGGACAGCCACCCGGCCGTCAATGACGTGCTCTGGGCCTGCTCGCTCAGCCACTCGCTGGGCCGGCACGAGCTCTCCGCCATCGTTCCCCTCATCATCCGCAGCATCCACTGCGCCCCCATGCTCTCCGATATCCTGCGCCGCTGGACCCTCTCAGCGCCCGGCCTGGGGCCCCTCGGGGCTCGCCGGGCTGCCAAGCCGCTGGGCGCCGACCGGGCACCGCTGTGCCAGCTGCTGGACGCGGCGGTGGCCGCCTACATCACCACCAGCCACTCCCGCTTGACGCACATCAGCCCGCGGCACTACGGCGACTTCATCGAGTTCCTGGGCAAGGCCCGCGAGACCTTCCTGCTGGCGCCCGATGGGCACCTGCAGTTCGCCCAGTTCCTGGAGAACCTCAAACAGACCTACAAGGGCAAGAAGAAGCTCATGCTCCTGGTGCGGGAGCGTTTCGGCTGAGGGGCAGCTGGCAGGCGGTGGGAACATCCGCCTTCGCCCCTGCTTCTGTGGCACCTGCCCTCCATCACGGGCCTCAACACTGGAGGCCTATGTGGCATTTCAGTATTAAGTCAGGGAAGGAGCCCAGCTGCAGCTGGGTGGTCTGGCCTGCCATCCCCTCCAAGCCCAGAAGGAGGTGGGAAGCAGGGGGTCGCATCCTGCCACATGCGTGCCTAGGGCACATGCGTGCCTAGCGAGTGTGCAAGACGCAAGGATCAGAAGCCATACCACCACCCAGAGGCCTGGAAGGGGGTGTGTGCTTGTGCAGCCGGTATGACCCCACCCTGAGCACCCCAAAAGCAATAGGCAAGCTCTCCCTCCCCAAACCCACAGGTCTCCCTTGGGCTGGGGTGGATGAGCTGGGAGGCAGGACTTTCCAGAAACTGGCTCTCAGAGTCAACGTAGCAGACCCTCCCTGCAACCAACTCTGGGTGCCCGGAGGGCTTGCGTTAGGGCATCTAAACTCCTTTTGTACCCTCCCCTCACTGCCTCAGGGGTCCCACCCGCAGGCCTGCGCCCCCTCCAGGCTGCAGAGCTGGGACCAATGGCTCACCCCCACTGAAGGATTTGAAGAGGCTTCAGGCCTCGGCCACATACCTCACCACCCGTCCCGCCAGGACTCCCATTCCCTTGGGTGCCAGCGTCccagggtgggctgggggctCATTACTGTCCCTCCCCCTACCTGCTAGTCACTGGACATACAACTCAGGAACCGAGCCAGGCTCACACTGTCCTCCAAACCTGGTGTGTGTGGGGGATCCAAGCGCAGGCAAGCCAGGGACCCCCCCCTTCCCCTGATCTAGAAAGGAAAGAGGCCAACATCTTAGCATTTTTTggccctctgtctctccctttctgatcctctgcctccctgctctgcccTTCGTCTTACTCCCCCTTCCCATATTTCTCTCCATCTAGCCTGTCTTTCTATTTGCATCCCCAAGTCCCAGCTGCTGTCTCTCTTTGgcctccctttcccccaccttGGCCCAGGGAGGAGAGTGTCCCACCCCACAATCACCCTCCTCTATCTTTTCTCCTCTTGTAATTAAGTACAAAGATTACCacattttgtaacttttttctatttattgaacCATatattgtatttccttttttttaaaggttgaacacagcttgttctttttaattttattttgaaactaaggcaTGTTCTGCCCccacccgccgccgccgccgccattgTGGCCCCCTGCCAGGGcttcctttcccccctccccacagaAAATCTCCAGCCTCTTCTCTGGGTACAGCTTCAAGTGAGGGGTGCAATGGGAGCCACTGCTGGTTTCCTCCAGTGGTGACAGTATGGATGATAGCAGACAGGGAGAGCGAGCTCACTATGAGCAAGCCGGGGGCTGACACCTGCGCTTTACACCTGTCATCTGTTACAACACCTGTCATAACAGCGCTACGAGTCGGTAGGATTagcattcctattttacagaggagaaaactgaggctccaaagTTTAAGAAAGGGCACTCAGTTTTAGAAAGCGACAGAGCTAGATTTAGTACGTTGCTGGGGTAGGGCCACTGATTGCTCGCCCCGGGCTGCATGGGCCATGCAGCGGTGGGAATGGCCACTAGGGGGTGCCCTGGCTCCAGCACTAGCTATTGGAGTCAATTGCAAGTTTCTGAGCACGGGACGGTGGTGCGTGTCAGGTGCTGGGTGCAGCTGGGTGGGGAAGACACGCCCCCCAAAGGTGGAAACTCGGCTTAGACAAGGCCTTGGTGGGTGAGGTCAGTGGGGGGGCGTGTCTGGGCTCCTACACCGCGGATGAGGCTCCCAGTCCCCAAATAGAGTGAGGGATCTGGAGGATGGCAACAAGGCCCTTGGTTGCCTTCCTTTACTGGCTTCTTGCCTTTAGAGAGTGACGAACAGAGGGACAGAC containing:
- the ZSWIM4 gene encoding zinc finger SWIM domain-containing protein 4 isoform X2, which encodes MDPPAAKRSRDGPAGPEERDAGAGAVRGRGRPEALLDLSAKRVAESWAFEQVEERFSRVPEPVQKRIVFWSFPRSEREICMYSSLGYQPPEGEHDARVPFTRGLHLLQSGAVDRVLQVGFHLSGNIREPGGPGEPERLYHVSISFDRCKITSVSCGCDNRDLFYCAHVVALSLYRIRHARQVELRLPISETLSQMNRDQLQKFVQYLISAHHTEVLPTAQRLADEILLLGSEINLVHGAPDPTAGAGIEDANCWHLDEEQIQEQVKQLLSNGGYYGASQQLRSMFCKVREMLRMRDSNGARMLILMTEQFLQDPRLALWRQQGAGMTDKCRQLWDELGALWVCIVLSPHCKPEERTSWLQMLTKWDKLDVCPLEEGNYSFDGPSLQPTVALSPGRKEEEEEEEVEAAGSRHTVFGRALQAGSLHWSDAHLQRILASDSYGPSLTSNGGGDKPTFDPQGRPLWLGEPFPTACARVDTLRAHGYPRQALRLAGAIVNTLRLQRRHQLETYKQQKKELLQKGSTCITNMEGWVGHPLDPIGCLCRALLEACHLEEETLAIYPESGPEKRKVAYQHVAVPGSPGESYLAMALEVALLGLGQQRALPEGLYAQDKVVRNEEQLLALLEEVELDERLVQVLRKQAGQLLEGGPFSGFGEVLFRESVPMHTCARYLFTALLPYDPDLAYRLALRAMRLPILETAFPAGEPHGNPLDSIVSNRFPRWFILGHLETRQCELASAMLTAAKGDPKWLHAVLGSIQQNIHSPALLFKLAQDACKTATPASAPPDTTLLGIALELGLQVMQMTLNTMTWRRREMVRWLVSCATEVGLQALMNIMQNWYSLFTPVEAATIVAVTGTTHATLLRLQLDAPRREELWACARTLALQCAMKDPQNCALPALTLCEKNHAAFEAAYQIVLDAAAGGLGHAHLFTVARYMEHRGLPLRAYKLATLALAQLSIAFNQDSHPAVNDVLWACSLSHSLGRHELSAIVPLIIRSIHCAPMLSDILRRWTLSAPGLGPLGARRAAKPLGADRAPLCQLLDAAVAAYITTSHSRLTHISPRHYGDFIEFLGKARETFLLAPDGHLQFAQFLENLKQTYKGKKKLMLLVRERFG
- the ZSWIM4 gene encoding zinc finger SWIM domain-containing protein 4 isoform X1 is translated as MDPPAAKRSRDGPAGPEERDAGAGAVRGRGRPEALLDLSAKRVAESWAFEQVEERFSRVPEPVQKRIVFWSFPRSEREICMYSSLGYQPPEGEHDARVPFTRGLHLLQSGAVDRVLQVGFHLSGNIREPGGPGEPERLYHVSISFDRCKITSVSCGCDNRDLFYCAHVVALSLYRIRHARQVELRLPISETLSQMNRDQLQKFVQYLISAHHTEVLPTAQRLADEILLLGSEINLVHGAPDPTAGAGIEDANCWHLDEEQIQEQVKQLLSNGGYYGASQQLRSMFCKVREMLRMRDSNGARMLILMTEQFLQDPRLALWRQQGAGMTDKCRQLWDELGALWVCIVLSPHCKPEERTSWLQMLTKWDKLDVCPLEEGNYSFDGPSLQPTVALSPGPEEEEEEEEEVEAAGSRHTVFGRALQAGSLHWSDAHLQRILASDSYGPSLTSNGGGDKPTFDPQGRPLWLGEPFPTACARVDTLRAHGYPRQALRLAGAIVNTLRLQRRHQLETYKQQKKELLQKGSTCITNMEGWVGHPLDPIGCLCRALLEACHLEEETLAIYPESGPEKRKVAYQHVAVPGSPGESYLAMALEVALLGLGQQRALPEGLYAQDKVVRNEEQLLALLEEVELDERLVQVLRKQAGQLLEGGPFSGFGEVLFRESVPMHTCARYLFTALLPYDPDLAYRLALRAMRLPILETAFPAGEPHGNPLDSIVSNRFPRWFILGHLETRQCELASAMLTAAKGDPKWLHAVLGSIQQNIHSPALLFKLAQDACKTATPASAPPDTTLLGIALELGLQVMQMTLNTMTWRRREMVRWLVSCATEVGLQALMNIMQNWYSLFTPVEAATIVAVTGTTHATLLRLQLDAPRREELWACARTLALQCAMKDPQNCALPALTLCEKNHAAFEAAYQIVLDAAAGGLGHAHLFTVARYMEHRGLPLRAYKLATLALAQLSIAFNQDSHPAVNDVLWACSLSHSLGRHELSAIVPLIIRSIHCAPMLSDILRRWTLSAPGLGPLGARRAAKPLGADRAPLCQLLDAAVAAYITTSHSRLTHISPRHYGDFIEFLGKARETFLLAPDGHLQFAQFLENLKQTYKGKKKLMLLVRERFG